The DNA region tatcgaatattatttattttaaaatcaacgatatgctagtttgcttggcaagtagtttataatctgcatttgaattatgcacatttttataatatgatttctctgacttttccgacaagaatttcgagaaaacctctaatgaatcatgttgtgttatattttgaaatagaattgatttcatcaaactgtgttttggtattccaaatatttcaaaaattgtatggatccaaccaacaatgaactctagtctcgttcaactagatgctcggctgtctccgttaatctccgacaagtaagagataccaggtcacgtgatagcttgatgatgcgacctctaaatatagactgactctctacttgccggagatgtaaggagacagccgatggttgaacgaaactatatattgaactctggcgtaggaatacacacgactacaaaaaacttctaattgttcgtaccattaaaaatctgactatttccaaggtatttataaataagtttcttttaaaaaaaatgcttcagcgtatATTACATCGAagttatcgattattttcaagaacgaagtcttgtcagcggcgatgatttgtgcttaggtgcaaacacagtttcagtttcggtttgctagagtaactgcataggagaaatgattaaaatcaactccccaaaaacacaattcctgacatgaatcatgagtacatgtaacaatgcttgctaccctctgaaaatttaactcgccattaaacatcccatttttttaaaaatgtttgaaacgattacataaactgtgttcgacagatagttttcctaaaacattttctttctttttcaaaacacgttttatatacaggctttcaatcacaacacatttttataacaaaagcagaactgaaagtttagtcattataatttattgacaccatatcacatacattttcaactcgcagcaacaacggaagacctactcgtggctttgccacgagctctgctctagtattgtttaatatttgatatatttgttacgtgattgAATTgaacattataattaacagcataaaggtaacttttattagtaatcaaacacatactttttcccctttattcaaaattgacgcaagttatagcgtgtatagctttaataaACATCAATTAAgttaacgttttttttaaacgaacaatttaaagaagaaaaaaattatgaaggaCTCAGTATAATTCCTTAACAGCCGATCATtgtatatgattaaaaaaaaagaagacgaGGAAGGAAAGATCCCTTTCTCATCACAATATTCAATATCACAAAAGTAgcgcgtttaatcgcaaaagtTGCGCGTTTgcataatatgtatattttgtaatttattaataatttttttgctaCTGAAATGACTtcattgtgggtttttttttcaaattaaagtgATCAATTTATAGTAGGTCGAATTTTTGgaacattttatatcatttccaAGAATTAGAATTGCCTGCTCTCATgtcgattttttaaaactatcgaTGAGTTATCGTTCGTTAAATACGGAAACTACCGATATTGCGCGGCGGCGCTACACGAGGTGCAATAATGGCGGTGTTGTGAACGAGGATTACCATTTGAAACCGTACCAAATATTGTGGAAATACTTGCAGAAATGTGAGCGCGATGACCATCAAATAAATCAATCTGCATTCTGGAGATTAAGTTGCTTGTTATTTgagagttgttttttttcttatttgatgCGCATGGTTGTTTTTTGATACATCGCTGTGTGTTTGGAAAGCGTCAGCCAAAATGTCGGCAGGTTCTAACGCCGGTGGCGTGCTGCCACCGGAGGTAAGAATGTCCTATTTTTTCTacttaaataatgaatttataaaatgcCGACTAATGGAAGCATTAGCATGGTTGTATTAATGAAAGTGCGATAATTAGAATTTCCTCAAAATTGAGTTGGACTGCGCAATAACAACAATCAAGAAATAGATCTCTATTAAGAATTGATTTCATTAATGCCATTTCAAGAGTGATTTTAACCCCCAAAGAAGTATtgtgaaatatatattcatatcaaTGATCTTTCAATGTATTGTGAATTTCAAAACTAAGGTAGCATTTTGTTGTCCTTTCATTTGTATTTGAAAgttgatgaaatattttaaatttgcttttagCAAATAGGTTACATCCCTGATAAGTTAAAGAAAGCAGATAAACGTATTGAAGCGTTCCCATACGACACTGAAGCATGGAGTGTCCTTATTCGAGATGCACAGGTAAGAGTGTTCATgttgaatttatgaaaatttacttATCTTTCTCTATACATCATGATATGTCTTTTCTATACATTCACATGCatgcaaaacttttaaaatattcactTGCTGTAAACAAAATATAGTTTCACAGCATTTTACCAGTGGTTTGCTTGCCGAAAACGTAACAAGACATGTTTAAGGCAATTATTAATCAATGGTGAGGCTTTGTTAAGCCTCACAAAATTTTGTCATTCCATATAAAAGTTGGTATACTATACAGTAAAGTTTTTAAATGTCAGGATATAAGTACAATGTATGTATAATATGATCatacattgattttattgtatttaaaaagtcTGAAAAATGATCACTGTTTTGTAGATGAAACCCATCGAGATTGCCAGGCAGGTGTACGAGAGACTGGTCACGCAATTTCCCAATGCAGGCAAATACTGGAGGATTTATATAGAACAAGAGGTTTATTCAGCTATATTTCACTAATACGTAAACTATTTAACTTAAGATTGCTATGGGGAAAAATATTAAGGAAATCAATTTTTACCATTACATTTCAATAAATTGACAAATGAATTAATAGGTTTTGTCATATTgccaatttttaatttgatgaattGTTTGCACTCGGCTGTAATAAGCCTGCACAGTATCTGTTTTGTGGTTTGGGGTACCTATAGTTGGAAGTTTTATAAAGTTTGGGAGTgcatgggggtgggggggggtgtaaagaaaaattaaaccaGACAGAAATTTTTATTTACGAGTACCCCAACCACGCAGACAGATACCGGTATTACTTTCTACATTGGTGTACCAATATTAATATTCATTCATGTAAATGCTTAGAGCTTTATAGAAGGTAAGAGGTTTTAGATTCTCTTACCTGATGTATTAGAAACTGTATATAAATTGCAGTGTTCTAAATATTTGTAATGAAGTTGAGCATATcacaattatttttgtttttcatgctCTGCATAAATCATTACAAAAGTTTGAAGTCTCTGGCTCTTTTGTGGTGTTTGTGTTATTTTCTTCCCTTGGTGCGAGTGGAAGTGCAAGAGATTgaatttataaatcatttacaTTATCGTAGGATTTAGtattgttaattttgaaaatcaaaattatcgGCCTTGGATGTTAGTAAGTCTTGACATGAAGTCaatttgaattatatattatgtaaagTTAAACCATTTTCATGACTGCGTGTATATTTCctgaaattgattaaaatgatAGCCAAACGTTTGCATTTAGTTAACATGAATTGTCAATTTTGATGTGAAGTATTTGCAAACTGATATAAAATaggaaaaaactgaaaataataccgataataaaaaataaatcttcatagGGGATGCACTTTTCTCTTTCCCTACTTCAAAAAAGAAAACTCATATTGTCTGGAGAAGAAAAGTACAATGAATCAATACTGCTCATTAAAACTTCTACTGTAAGTTAAATTTTAGTGATCAATGAAAATgaagtttttcaaaatataaaggaaagagaatattgtatatatttaatataacagTGTTATGAATGAGGTAttttaaaccaacttttatatTCATGTGTAAGACAATTTTGTGAGCTTCATTATAGCCTTAAGTATTCATTGCTTAGAACCAGTCTTTTAATTAAagtcttttgtttttattaaggtGAAAATTGAAGGCTTAGTTGCAAATGTCTATAGCTTTAATAAATTACCACTTGTTAATTGTGTAATAAATGAAGTCAAGtcattgcaaataaaagttgggtTTACATTAATAAGTTGACACATAAATAGGTCTTGCTTTTAGTAAAGTATTGTTTAGATATGATTACATAAAGATGTCTTTCCAGAACATTAGATTAAATGCACTTTATAAATATGACCTTATTAAATCTTTGATTAAATCAATAACAGCAAGACAGTACTTCAAGTTTTAGTATTGTTTTATTGATAAGTACCGGaagtgtgtgtgtatgtatgtgatGGGGGGACTCCTTTGTACTAATTGtcaatttgaattatttacTTTTCAGGCTATCACATTTGTAGATGTTTTGGGCAAtgtttaaatacaaataaacatcCCAAAATTTATTCAAAGATGTATTTTTTGTCTTTTCTGCTGTGTTTGTTGTTCAATTTTTACACACAATACTGGTGAAACAGAATCAAGCATGCATGATAATGCATGCAATtgattgcttttatatatacatgaactCTAAAGAGATTTATCAAATTGATAGAGATgatgaaaatttcaagatataatattttgaaaccaGATTTTATTGCGGTGGAATCTGCTATAAGATGCAAGGATTTGGAATTACTGGCCCCGctgtcaccaactttcctcaagtcaatactcagcctcaagtcTGCAGTTTGATTCAAAAAATTTATACACTTTACTTTTAAGGATTTGAGTTGAAGTTGAGGACTGAGTtaagtgatttgaaaatttttgtgaCTGCGGGGTCAGATTGGCACAATACAGACTGATTTCAAACATCTGATAAACATGCACACTTTAAATACACACTTTCAAGAATTCAACTTTATATGCAGTTATTGGCCATTGGAAATCAAATTTagatttattgaatattaaaaaaaaattctgtatttttaactgggttttccaaaggaaaaatctggttattaaaATGTGACAATGGCAGACTGGCATTTGAGCGGATGGATGGCTGCCGAAAGGGATTttaatttctgataatttaagaagaaaaaaataccagctgttggacttggtcattttttggcaaaatattgcattgaggcctattgtatggataactccttctacagttttcaagataggaagttgttgttttgcagattaattgtgcatatatcagaggtgtgcatattgctaggattttgatttctgataatttacgAAAAAAATGCTCTCTGTTGAACTtaccggtgtcatataatattttgataccgcgaaatattgaacccgggttcaatatattatgcgatattatgaacccgggttcaaaatatcgctgcgatatattgaacccccccataaaatattgaaccccgggttcaaaatattatggctgcgatatattgaaccctctacctat from Crassostrea angulata isolate pt1a10 chromosome 7, ASM2561291v2, whole genome shotgun sequence includes:
- the LOC128192252 gene encoding cleavage stimulation factor subunit 3-like, whose product is MSAGSNAGGVLPPEQIGYIPDKLKKADKRIEAFPYDTEAWSVLIRDAQMKPIEIARQVYERLVTQFPNAGKYWRIYIEQEVYSAIFH